From the genome of Candidatus Defluviilinea proxima:
CAAATGATCGTACTAACAAAATCTTCTTCCAACGAAGCGATAAACTCAGCGAGCAAACGTCCAGCGCGCTGAACATCTTTCACAGAAACCGATTCCACCGGCGTATGCATATAACGGATCGGGAACTCGACCAGCGCGGTCGGTATCCCTTCCATCGTTGTCTGCATCGGGTACGCATCTGTGCCCGAATGCGTGGGCGATACATCCAAAAACCAGGGGATCTCAAATTTATCGGCCACTTCTTTGAGCTTTGTGCGCAAGAATGGGTGGATGTTCGGACCAATACATAAACCGACTCCCTTGCCCATTGGGAAAGTCTGCCAGCCGCTCGCACCGGGACCTCTTCCAAATGTACCGTCTACCGCGATGGCAATATCTGGACGCAACTGGAACGCGGATGTATACGCCCCTAAATAACTCGTCTCTTCCTGGACCGTTGCAACTGCCCATACATCCCAAACATGACTCTTGCCCTGTAGCTCTTCCAAACAAACTGTCAACGCGGCAACAGAGGCGCGGTTATCAAGTGAGTGACCGGAGAGCATATCCCCGGCAAGTTCCAAAGGTTCATTCGCAAAAGAGACAAGGTCTCCCACGCGAACCTTCTTCTCCACGTCCTTTTGCAACAGACCGGTATCCACCAACAGATGA
Proteins encoded in this window:
- a CDS encoding M42 family peptidase, which produces MTDILPFLKSLISVSGLSGHETPVAKLIEEKWRRLVDETSISRVGSLHGLKKGSGKGKRPSIMIATHMDAIGMMVSGLVDGFLRIAPVGGIDIHVLPGAQVTVHASSGEELPAVIVMPPARFLPEADRDGAVPMRHLLVDTGLLQKDVEKKVRVGDLVSFANEPLELAGDMLSGHSLDNRASVAALTVCLEELQGKSHVWDVWAVATVQEETSYLGAYTSAFQLRPDIAIAVDGTFGRGPGASGWQTFPMGKGVGLCIGPNIHPFLRTKLKEVADKFEIPWFLDVSPTHSGTDAYPMQTTMEGIPTALVEFPIRYMHTPVESVSVKDVQRAGRLLAEFIASLEEDFVSTIIWE